Proteins encoded together in one Olsenella timonensis window:
- a CDS encoding transketolase family protein, translated as MDTSYDLISLRTLVGDALNEAFETHPNIFVIDSDLAGSTTSDRFQERHPEHFVETGIAEQNAMSIATGIAKEGGIPFYVNFAIFATGTVWTQLRQACYPGANVKVLATHPGMDGGFDGATHHANEDLALTRVLPGLQVLVPANPDELREAVMYAAEHEGPVYIRCSRDVVPDLPSAAPLEVGRAVVDADEGDDFAIVYEGTSGDLARRSFAAAEERGARGVLVNVRSVKPLDVELIRSLAGRVRRIVTIENHSVIGGLGGAVAETLAEMGEHAPLARVGVEDVFTESGPSDRVKEKYGLCVENVLDKLGL; from the coding sequence ATGGACACCAGCTATGACCTCATCTCGCTGCGCACGCTCGTCGGCGACGCGCTCAACGAGGCGTTCGAGACCCACCCCAACATCTTCGTGATCGACTCCGACCTCGCAGGGTCGACGACCTCAGACAGGTTCCAGGAGCGACACCCGGAGCACTTCGTGGAGACGGGCATCGCGGAGCAGAACGCCATGAGCATCGCCACCGGCATCGCCAAGGAGGGCGGGATCCCGTTCTACGTGAACTTCGCCATCTTTGCCACGGGCACGGTGTGGACGCAGCTCCGGCAGGCGTGCTACCCGGGCGCCAACGTCAAGGTCCTGGCCACGCATCCCGGCATGGACGGGGGGTTCGACGGCGCGACCCACCACGCGAACGAGGACCTCGCCCTGACGCGCGTGCTCCCCGGGCTCCAGGTGCTCGTCCCGGCCAACCCCGACGAGCTCAGGGAGGCCGTGATGTACGCCGCCGAACACGAGGGGCCGGTCTACATCCGCTGCTCGCGCGACGTGGTGCCCGACCTGCCCTCGGCTGCGCCGCTCGAGGTCGGCCGCGCCGTGGTCGACGCCGACGAGGGGGACGACTTCGCGATCGTCTACGAGGGGACGTCGGGCGACCTCGCCCGGCGGAGCTTCGCGGCGGCGGAGGAGCGCGGCGCCCGCGGCGTGCTCGTGAACGTCCGGTCCGTCAAGCCCCTCGACGTTGAGCTCATTCGCTCGCTCGCGGGTCGCGTGCGCCGAATCGTCACGATCGAGAACCACTCCGTCATCGGCGGTCTGGGAGGAGCCGTCGCCGAGACGCTCGCCGAGATGGGCGAGCACGCCCCCCTGGCGAGGGTGGGCGTGGAGGACGTCTTCACCGAGTCGGGACCGTCCGACAGGGTCAAGGAGAAGTACGGGCTCTGCGTGGAGAACGTCCTGGACAAGCTCGGACTCTGA
- a CDS encoding transketolase, with translation MADIKQLEAVCLRNRRRIVDMVHAAGVGHVGGSLSVIDVLTAIYETDVDLSESPRARVVLSKGHVTPALYAELTEKGVVSEEEYPTFRQVNSRLQGHPYEPDIPEVDATTGLLGQGFSIAVGMALAKRTMGDDHLVYAICGDGEAQEGQIWEALMCAAHYGLDRLVFVVDNNGLSSHGPVNESINLEPLADKLAAFGLRVIEIDGHDMSQIVAALEEAHVACGAPTAIISHTVKGKGVSFMENNPAWHSKGLSDEEYEIALRDLGAKGGE, from the coding sequence ATGGCTGACATCAAGCAGCTGGAGGCCGTCTGCCTGCGCAATCGTCGGCGCATCGTCGACATGGTCCACGCCGCCGGCGTGGGCCACGTCGGCGGGTCCCTCTCCGTCATCGACGTGCTCACCGCGATCTACGAGACCGACGTCGACCTCTCCGAGAGCCCGCGCGCACGCGTCGTGCTCTCGAAGGGGCACGTGACCCCCGCCCTCTACGCGGAGCTCACCGAGAAGGGCGTGGTGAGCGAGGAGGAGTACCCGACGTTCCGGCAGGTGAACTCGCGCCTTCAGGGCCACCCCTACGAGCCCGACATCCCGGAGGTGGACGCGACGACCGGTCTTCTCGGCCAGGGCTTCTCCATCGCGGTGGGCATGGCGCTCGCCAAGCGGACGATGGGCGACGACCACCTCGTCTACGCGATCTGCGGAGACGGGGAGGCGCAGGAGGGCCAGATCTGGGAGGCGCTCATGTGCGCCGCGCACTACGGCCTGGACCGCCTGGTCTTCGTGGTGGACAACAACGGCCTCTCCTCGCACGGCCCGGTGAACGAGAGCATCAACCTGGAGCCCCTCGCCGACAAGCTGGCCGCCTTCGGGCTGCGCGTCATAGAGATCGACGGGCACGACATGTCGCAGATCGTCGCGGCCCTCGAGGAGGCGCACGTCGCGTGCGGCGCCCCGACCGCGATAATCTCCCACACCGTGAAGGGCAAGGGCGTGAGCTTCATGGAGAACAACCCCGCCTGGCACTCCAAGGGCCTGAGCGACGAGGAGTACGAGATCGCCCTGCGCGACCTCGGTGCGAAGGGGGGCGAGTAG
- a CDS encoding PTS ascorbate transporter subunit IIC, which produces MAVLEFIVYDLLSQAGILIGLLAFIGLVLQKKPADKVISGTIKTIVGFLIFGIGSTAAQGALTGLQTLFSEAFGLQGVTPISEAITAQAQTVFPTVIAWIMIGGFACNLIVARLTPFKYVFLTGGHSLFLSALLAIMLKALGLDDVPAIIIGSIIHGVAAAVYPAIAQKSMNAVTGSDNIAIGHYCTLAYALSGWLGSKVGKPEESTEEIELPGWLGIFRDYIVSVTLSIGVIFYIAAIVAGQGAVEAISGGQHWLIYPLMQTLTFAGGLYVIVTGVRLFLGELVPAFVGLSKKLIPGVKPALDCPVVFPYAPTAVILGFISAYAAGLICMVVMAALHTTVIIPVAIPYFFIGATAGVFGNARGGWKGCIVGAFVTGILIAVGPAIIYPIMESVGLSGTSFPETDFNLIGIVFNFIGTALGKW; this is translated from the coding sequence ATGGCAGTGCTTGAGTTTATCGTCTACGACCTGCTGAGCCAGGCGGGCATCCTCATCGGTCTGCTGGCGTTCATCGGCCTGGTCCTCCAGAAGAAGCCTGCGGACAAGGTCATCTCCGGAACCATCAAGACCATCGTGGGCTTCCTGATCTTTGGCATCGGCTCCACCGCCGCCCAGGGCGCCCTCACCGGCCTGCAGACCCTGTTCTCCGAGGCCTTCGGCCTCCAGGGCGTGACGCCCATCTCTGAGGCGATTACCGCGCAGGCGCAGACCGTCTTCCCCACGGTCATCGCCTGGATCATGATCGGCGGCTTCGCGTGCAACCTGATCGTCGCGCGCCTCACGCCGTTCAAGTACGTCTTCCTGACGGGCGGCCACAGCCTGTTCCTCTCGGCGCTGCTCGCCATCATGCTCAAGGCGCTCGGCCTGGACGACGTGCCCGCCATCATCATCGGCTCGATCATCCACGGCGTCGCCGCGGCGGTCTACCCCGCGATCGCGCAGAAGTCCATGAACGCCGTCACCGGCAGCGACAACATCGCCATCGGCCACTACTGCACCCTCGCCTACGCCCTCTCCGGCTGGCTGGGCAGCAAGGTCGGCAAGCCCGAGGAGAGCACCGAGGAGATCGAGCTTCCCGGCTGGCTCGGCATCTTCCGCGACTACATCGTCTCGGTCACCCTCTCCATCGGCGTGATCTTCTACATCGCCGCGATCGTGGCCGGCCAGGGCGCCGTCGAGGCCATCTCCGGCGGCCAGCACTGGCTCATCTACCCGCTCATGCAGACGCTGACCTTCGCCGGCGGCCTCTACGTGATCGTGACCGGCGTGCGCCTGTTCCTCGGCGAGCTCGTTCCCGCCTTCGTGGGCCTCTCCAAGAAGCTCATCCCCGGTGTCAAGCCCGCCCTGGACTGCCCCGTCGTCTTCCCGTACGCCCCGACCGCCGTCATCCTCGGCTTCATCTCCGCCTACGCCGCCGGCCTGATCTGCATGGTCGTCATGGCCGCCCTGCACACGACCGTCATCATCCCCGTCGCCATCCCGTACTTCTTCATCGGCGCGACGGCCGGCGTCTTTGGCAACGCGCGCGGCGGCTGGAAGGGCTGCATCGTGGGCGCGTTCGTGACCGGCATCCTCATCGCCGTCGGCCCCGCCATCATCTACCCGATCATGGAGTCGGTGGGCCTGTCCGGCACCTCCTTCCCCGAGACGGACTTCAACCTCATCGGCATCGTCTTCAACTTCATCGGCACGGCCCTCGGCAAGTGGTAG
- a CDS encoding PTS sugar transporter subunit IIB, giving the protein MRHKKALVMCRTGMGSSMMLKIATEGVIEKNGWPMDVEHDALSGYMGQTNVDVIITMSDLTDEFEGSSAYVIGVNDIMDTDTLERELKKYFDSLDA; this is encoded by the coding sequence ATGAGGCACAAGAAGGCTCTGGTGATGTGCCGCACCGGCATGGGCAGCTCGATGATGCTCAAGATCGCCACCGAGGGCGTGATCGAGAAGAACGGCTGGCCGATGGACGTCGAGCACGACGCACTGAGCGGCTACATGGGTCAGACGAACGTGGACGTGATCATCACGATGTCCGACCTGACCGACGAGTTCGAGGGGAGCTCCGCCTACGTCATCGGCGTCAACGACATCATGGACACCGACACGCTGGAGCGCGAGCTCAAGAAGTACTTCGACTCTCTGGACGCCTAG
- a CDS encoding BglG family transcription antiterminator — protein sequence MEWSRKGRTVNTRQRHELRLLAERGEFDLEKVAADFGVSVRSIRYDIDDLNVLLLDLSRDDAIVVRQKAAQLQRDVPRRKIMELSFARGRDYNVSPLSTQERVLLSVFTLCWLDDFITVQSLADDYQVSRVTVSRDLQKVREYCEAHGIAFEGNRGKGVRVVADEKTRRRVIAQVLRDYGTTVGLHSGLEVADYLKWFSEQELRSIEDIVREAEAQAGLYLDDVAFEAMVVHIALSIKRSETQMGMPAAPMAAGTLDVGSLQYQMADHIVRQVESVFGVSLPEAEHYYIEVHIGARSSEAAASSTRDAVIEFMCMSTIAEVSRELGVDLTHDTHLYDRLLRHVLGSVYRKQAGLLLENPLRDELLEGYAEHAAIVRRALDDNGLSQLMEMTDDEVTYVLLHFEAALVGDGSERMRHANVVVVCSTGVGTAELLAAELRRSFDVNIIANVPSHRARGLVGDVGIDLVVSTVELDVSVPCVVVRPIPREDDMDRIACALRELGFSGDVDLPPLRDLGAGARKVARILRHNPGRNQEAQLMSELRSLLEKRDWIGQERSYMLSELLEGGHVVLDAECETWQEAVRASGMPLVATGDITEEYIDAVIANIEEAGPYVVITKHVALPHATNRVGVNETAMSCVRLRTPVEFGSAENDPVKYEFMLATVDATSHLQALMSLVGLLRTQEFLDLLATATHGDEIVSYVREFENKTSEKNG from the coding sequence ATGGAGTGGAGCAGAAAGGGACGCACGGTGAACACACGACAGCGACATGAGCTGAGGCTGCTGGCGGAGCGCGGCGAGTTCGACCTCGAGAAGGTCGCCGCGGACTTCGGCGTGAGCGTGCGATCCATCCGCTACGACATCGACGACCTCAACGTCCTGCTCCTCGACCTGTCTCGTGATGATGCGATCGTGGTGCGCCAGAAGGCGGCGCAGCTGCAGAGGGACGTTCCGCGCCGCAAGATCATGGAGCTCAGCTTCGCGAGGGGGCGCGACTACAACGTGAGCCCGCTCAGTACGCAGGAGCGCGTCCTTCTCAGCGTCTTCACGCTCTGCTGGCTGGACGACTTCATCACGGTGCAGAGCCTTGCCGACGACTACCAGGTCAGCCGCGTCACGGTGAGCCGCGACCTCCAGAAGGTCAGGGAGTACTGCGAGGCGCACGGCATCGCGTTCGAGGGCAACCGCGGCAAGGGCGTGCGCGTCGTGGCGGACGAGAAGACCCGCCGCCGCGTCATCGCCCAGGTCCTGAGGGACTACGGGACCACGGTCGGCCTGCACTCCGGGCTCGAGGTCGCCGACTACCTCAAGTGGTTCTCCGAGCAGGAGCTCAGGAGCATCGAGGACATCGTGCGCGAGGCGGAGGCGCAGGCGGGCCTCTACCTTGACGACGTCGCCTTCGAGGCGATGGTCGTTCACATCGCGCTCTCGATCAAGCGCTCCGAGACGCAGATGGGCATGCCGGCAGCGCCGATGGCCGCGGGGACCCTGGACGTGGGGAGCCTGCAGTATCAGATGGCCGACCACATCGTCCGTCAGGTGGAGTCCGTCTTTGGCGTGAGCCTCCCGGAGGCGGAGCACTACTACATCGAGGTGCACATCGGGGCGCGCTCGAGCGAGGCGGCGGCGTCGAGCACCCGCGACGCGGTGATCGAGTTCATGTGCATGTCCACCATCGCCGAGGTCTCGCGCGAGCTGGGCGTGGACCTCACGCACGACACGCACCTCTACGACCGCCTGCTCAGGCACGTTCTGGGGAGCGTCTACCGCAAGCAGGCCGGGCTGCTCCTGGAGAACCCCCTCCGCGACGAGCTGCTCGAGGGCTACGCCGAGCACGCGGCGATCGTCCGGCGCGCCCTGGACGACAACGGGCTGTCCCAGCTCATGGAGATGACCGACGACGAGGTCACCTACGTGCTCCTCCACTTTGAGGCGGCGCTCGTGGGCGACGGCAGCGAGCGCATGCGCCACGCCAACGTCGTCGTGGTCTGCTCCACGGGCGTGGGCACCGCGGAGCTGCTCGCGGCGGAGCTCAGAAGGTCGTTCGACGTGAACATCATCGCCAACGTCCCCTCGCACCGGGCGCGGGGGCTCGTGGGGGACGTCGGGATCGACCTCGTGGTCTCGACGGTCGAGCTGGACGTGAGCGTCCCCTGCGTCGTCGTCCGCCCCATCCCGCGCGAGGACGACATGGACAGGATTGCCTGCGCCCTGCGCGAGCTGGGCTTCTCGGGCGACGTGGACCTGCCGCCGCTCCGGGACCTGGGGGCCGGGGCGCGAAAGGTGGCCAGGATTCTGCGGCACAACCCCGGACGGAACCAAGAGGCGCAGCTCATGAGCGAGCTGAGAAGCCTGCTGGAGAAGAGGGATTGGATCGGTCAGGAAAGGAGCTACATGCTGAGCGAGCTGCTCGAGGGGGGCCACGTCGTGCTCGACGCCGAGTGCGAGACGTGGCAGGAGGCCGTCCGGGCCTCCGGGATGCCCCTCGTCGCCACGGGCGACATCACCGAGGAGTACATCGACGCCGTCATAGCCAACATCGAGGAAGCCGGCCCCTACGTGGTCATCACCAAGCACGTCGCCCTTCCCCACGCCACCAACCGCGTCGGCGTGAACGAGACGGCCATGTCGTGCGTGCGCCTGCGCACGCCCGTCGAGTTTGGCAGCGCCGAGAACGACCCCGTCAAGTACGAGTTCATGCTCGCCACGGTGGATGCGACCTCGCACCTCCAGGCGCTCATGAGCCTCGTCGGCCTGTTGCGCACACAGGAGTTTCTCGACCTGCTCGCCACGGCGACGCACGGCGACGAGATCGTCTCCTACGTGAGGGAGTTCGAGAACAAGACCAGCGAGAAGAACGGATAG